One window of the Solanum stenotomum isolate F172 chromosome 11, ASM1918654v1, whole genome shotgun sequence genome contains the following:
- the LOC125844581 gene encoding mitogen-activated protein kinase 9-like isoform X2 gives MLTGKPLFPGKNVVHQLDLMTDLLGTPPPETIAKIRNEKARRYLGNMRKKPPVPYAQKFPHVDPLALRLLERILAFDPKDRPSAEEALADPYFSSLSNVDREPSTHPISKLEFEFERRKLAKEDVRELIYREIRFIDNTDPAGIDPKGLPLSRLDICKTGYCHYTRELIA, from the exons ATGCTCACTGGAAAACCATTATTTCCTGGAAAGAATGTAGTGCATCAATTAGACCTTATGACTGATTTGCTGGGAACACCTCCTCCTGAAACCATTGCAAAG ATTAGAAATGAAAAGGCAAGAAGATACCTCGGTAACATGCGGAAAAAACCACCAGTTCCATATGCTCAAAAGTTTCCACATGTGGATCCTTTGGCTTTGCGCCTACTTGAACGCATTCTTGCATTTGACCCTAAAGATAGACCATCTGCAGAGGAG GCTCTGGCTGATCCTTATTTCAGTAGTTTGTCGAATGTGGACCGTGAACCATCTACTCACCCAATATCAAAGCTTGAGTTTGAATTTGAGAGGAGAAAGTTGGCAAAAGAAGATGTTAGAGAGCTCATTTATCGGGAG ATAAGATTTATCGACAACACAGATCCAGCAGGCATTGATCCAAAAGGCCTTCCGTTAAGCCGGCTTGATATTTGCAAAACAG GGTATTGCCATTACACAAGAGAACTCATTGCTTAA
- the LOC125844581 gene encoding mitogen-activated protein kinase 9-like isoform X3 gives MLTGKPLFPGKNVVHQLDLMTDLLGTPPPETIAKIRNEKARRYLGNMRKKPPVPYAQKFPHVDPLALRLLERILAFDPKDRPSAEEALADPYFSSLSNVDREPSTHPISKLEFEFERRKLAKEDVRELIYREILKYHPQMF, from the exons ATGCTCACTGGAAAACCATTATTTCCTGGAAAGAATGTAGTGCATCAATTAGACCTTATGACTGATTTGCTGGGAACACCTCCTCCTGAAACCATTGCAAAG ATTAGAAATGAAAAGGCAAGAAGATACCTCGGTAACATGCGGAAAAAACCACCAGTTCCATATGCTCAAAAGTTTCCACATGTGGATCCTTTGGCTTTGCGCCTACTTGAACGCATTCTTGCATTTGACCCTAAAGATAGACCATCTGCAGAGGAG GCTCTGGCTGATCCTTATTTCAGTAGTTTGTCGAATGTGGACCGTGAACCATCTACTCACCCAATATCAAAGCTTGAGTTTGAATTTGAGAGGAGAAAGTTGGCAAAAGAAGATGTTAGAGAGCTCATTTATCGGGAG atattaaaatatcatcctCAGATGTTTTAG
- the LOC125844581 gene encoding mitogen-activated protein kinase 9-like isoform X1 — protein MLTGKPLFPGKNVVHQLDLMTDLLGTPPPETIAKIRNEKARRYLGNMRKKPPVPYAQKFPHVDPLALRLLERILAFDPKDRPSAEEALADPYFSSLSNVDREPSTHPISKLEFEFERRKLAKEDVRELIYREIRFIDNTDPAGIDPKGLPLSRLDICKTGFDLRVLPLHKRTHCLTTLLELRVC, from the exons ATGCTCACTGGAAAACCATTATTTCCTGGAAAGAATGTAGTGCATCAATTAGACCTTATGACTGATTTGCTGGGAACACCTCCTCCTGAAACCATTGCAAAG ATTAGAAATGAAAAGGCAAGAAGATACCTCGGTAACATGCGGAAAAAACCACCAGTTCCATATGCTCAAAAGTTTCCACATGTGGATCCTTTGGCTTTGCGCCTACTTGAACGCATTCTTGCATTTGACCCTAAAGATAGACCATCTGCAGAGGAG GCTCTGGCTGATCCTTATTTCAGTAGTTTGTCGAATGTGGACCGTGAACCATCTACTCACCCAATATCAAAGCTTGAGTTTGAATTTGAGAGGAGAAAGTTGGCAAAAGAAGATGTTAGAGAGCTCATTTATCGGGAG ATAAGATTTATCGACAACACAGATCCAGCAGGCATTGATCCAAAAGGCCTTCCGTTAAGCCGGCTTGATATTTGCAAAACAGGTTTTGACCTCAG GGTATTGCCATTACACAAGAGAACTCATTGCTTAACAACACTGTTAGAATTGAGGGTTTGTTAG
- the LOC125844581 gene encoding uncharacterized protein LOC125844581 isoform X4: MSAVGLLPAALQGIDIREMLAGAALMDEANRTTMDMVVLPYKDSLLLFSRYLQYLVMESPGKEFDLDAIFNNYETVCTISLQHLLKYCIIGPLVMIGSLNLELLLVTTSLECYMEMEVIKFEGSLHVNLISLKWLIKSF, translated from the exons ATGTCTGCAGTTGGCTTACTTCCAGCTGCACTTCAG GGAATTGATATTAGAGAGATGCTCGCTGGTGCTGCATTGATGGATGAAGCAAACAGGACCACTATG GATATGGTTGTCCTCCCATACAAGGATAGTTTATTACTATTTAGTAGGTATTTACAGTACCTTGTCATGGAGTCTCCGGGGAAAGAGTTTGACCTTGACG CTATATTCAACAACTACGAGACGGTGTGCACAATTTCTTTGCAACATTTATTGAAGTATTGCATAATAGGCCCCCTGGTCATGATTGGGAGCTTGAACCTGGAGTTACTTTTGGTGACTACCTCTTTGGAATGTTACAT GGAAATGGAGGTGATCAAATTTGAAGGGTCGCTACACGTAAATTTGATCTCATTGAAGTGGCTGATAAAgagtttttga